One genomic segment of Merismopedia glauca CCAP 1448/3 includes these proteins:
- a CDS encoding sulfite exporter TauE/SafE family protein yields the protein MTTNIWLLISSGFISGILAGLLGIGGGTVIVPLLVALGVSPLQSVATSSLTILITSISGTIQNWRLGYLDIKRVISLGLPAIITAQLGVLLANLLPSYFVLLGFGILLITNIYLLNLRRQLISSESYGNKKTISPSIARLITGSIGGILAGLFGVGGGVVMVPLQLLLLGENIKLAIQTSLGVVVITAISALLGHALSGNVVVNVGLILGVGGLLGTQVGTRLLPKIPDDQIVLIFRGFLMVLSVYIFFQAWQSYQNYKI from the coding sequence ATGACAACCAATATCTGGTTACTAATCTCCAGTGGATTTATTTCGGGGATCTTAGCAGGTTTACTAGGCATTGGAGGCGGAACTGTCATTGTTCCTTTGTTAGTGGCTTTAGGTGTCTCTCCGCTTCAGTCTGTAGCTACTAGTAGTTTAACAATTTTGATTACTTCAATTTCTGGAACAATTCAAAATTGGCGGTTGGGTTATTTAGATATAAAACGTGTAATTTCTTTAGGATTACCAGCCATAATTACAGCCCAATTAGGTGTCTTATTAGCTAATTTATTACCATCTTACTTCGTTCTTTTAGGATTTGGAATTCTCTTAATTACTAATATTTATCTACTTAATTTGCGTCGTCAACTAATTTCCTCAGAAAGTTACGGCAATAAGAAGACTATTTCTCCTAGTATTGCCAGATTAATTACTGGTAGTATCGGCGGAATCTTAGCTGGATTATTTGGGGTTGGTGGTGGTGTAGTTATGGTTCCACTCCAGCTATTACTATTAGGAGAAAATATTAAATTGGCGATTCAAACTAGTTTAGGAGTAGTAGTTATTACCGCTATTTCTGCTCTTTTAGGTCATGCTTTAAGCGGTAATGTTGTAGTAAATGTAGGATTAATTTTAGGAGTGGGAGGACTTTTAGGAACGCAAGTTGGAACTAGATTATTACCTAAAATTCCAGACGATCAGATAGTTTTAATCTTCCGAGGATTTTTGATGGTTTTATCAGTTTATATATTTTTTCAGGCTTGGCAAAGCTATCAAAACTATAAAATATAA
- a CDS encoding FkbM family methyltransferase, with amino-acid sequence MLIDSVGKIYRLLPSVKGKGFLARKIIAPLVRGKNLESVVEMRNPGGGKLICNLDDWIPWNVFIYGNYQVETSYELFMINRAKGCQTIFDIGANIGYYTIQFARVINGCVYSFEPMSYQFNTLTRNIALNQVNNITAIKSIVSDTNGVERIYFSSMQNTGLSSVIEESPNYEDVSAVSIDYFCQEQKIDTIDLIKIDVEGYELSVLKGMQQMLSNKQVKSLFVEINALNLRKAGTSPQEICSYLQQFGYSAYSIKSGEINSYNVGNDESLVYFALEA; translated from the coding sequence ATGCTTATAGATAGTGTTGGCAAAATATATAGATTACTTCCTTCAGTGAAAGGAAAAGGGTTTTTAGCCAGAAAGATTATAGCTCCATTAGTTAGAGGGAAAAATCTTGAGTCTGTGGTTGAGATGAGAAATCCTGGTGGCGGAAAACTCATATGTAACCTCGACGATTGGATTCCTTGGAATGTGTTTATTTATGGAAATTATCAAGTCGAAACTAGCTATGAGTTATTTATGATAAATAGGGCCAAAGGATGCCAAACTATTTTCGATATTGGTGCAAATATCGGTTATTATACCATACAATTTGCCAGGGTCATTAATGGTTGCGTATATTCCTTCGAGCCGATGTCTTATCAATTCAATACCCTGACCAGAAATATTGCTCTTAATCAAGTTAATAATATTACTGCCATCAAATCTATTGTGTCTGATACTAATGGAGTTGAACGCATCTATTTTTCTTCCATGCAGAACACTGGATTATCCTCTGTGATCGAGGAGTCTCCTAATTATGAAGATGTCAGTGCTGTCAGCATAGATTACTTCTGTCAAGAGCAAAAAATTGACACAATTGACTTAATTAAAATTGATGTTGAGGGATATGAACTGAGTGTTTTGAAGGGTATGCAGCAGATGTTATCTAATAAACAAGTAAAAAGCCTATTTGTGGAAATAAACGCTCTTAATCTCCGCAAAGCTGGAACATCTCCCCAAGAAATATGTTCTTACTTGCAACAGTTCGGATACAGTGCTTATTCAATTAAATCGGGAGAAATAAATAGCTACAATGTCGGGAATGATGAATCATTGGTATATTTTGCTCTCGAAGCCTGA